A DNA window from Rhizobium sp. NXC14 contains the following coding sequences:
- a CDS encoding aminotransferase class IV family protein, with product MTDFSLIETLRWQPGEGFIRLRLHLARLSRSARRLGFPQPLGAAAKLDKVVSEAKGPLRIRMTFDAQGRIEVKSAAFVPLAPDTVWTTRLAATRLDSADRLLRVKTTRRAVYETARSEYAQAEADEVILLNERDEVCEGTITSIFLDDGSGILRTPPISCGLLAGVLRTELICARKARVGRLSLADLDAGTLYVGNSLRGLIRANLLRN from the coding sequence ATGACCGATTTCTCGCTGATCGAGACACTGCGCTGGCAGCCTGGGGAAGGCTTCATCCGCCTGCGCCTGCATCTCGCCCGGCTTTCCCGCTCCGCCCGCCGCCTCGGCTTTCCGCAACCGCTCGGCGCAGCGGCGAAGCTCGATAAAGTCGTCAGTGAGGCAAAGGGCCCGCTGCGCATCCGCATGACCTTCGACGCACAAGGCCGCATCGAGGTGAAGAGCGCGGCCTTCGTCCCGTTGGCGCCTGATACCGTCTGGACCACCCGCCTCGCCGCAACGCGCCTCGATTCCGCCGACCGGCTGCTGCGGGTCAAAACCACGCGACGCGCCGTCTACGAAACCGCGCGCTCCGAATATGCTCAGGCGGAAGCCGACGAAGTCATCCTCTTGAACGAACGCGACGAGGTCTGCGAGGGAACCATCACCTCCATCTTTCTCGACGACGGAAGCGGCATTTTACGCACTCCGCCGATCTCCTGCGGCCTGCTCGCCGGCGTGCTGCGCACCGAACTCATCTGCGCGCGCAAGGCCCGCGTCGGCCGCTTGAGCCTCGCTGATCTCGATGCCGGCACGCTCTATGTCGGCAACTCGCTGCGCGGCCTGATCCGCGCAAACCTCCTGAGGAATTGA
- a CDS encoding YciI family protein, with product MFILSLTYVKSSDEADRHMEPHMAWVKDGYAKGWFLASGRKVPRTGGAILAIGDRATIEAYVAADPFTVHGVAEYEITELAITTTVEGLEILKR from the coding sequence ATGTTCATTCTCTCCCTCACCTACGTTAAATCCAGCGACGAAGCCGACAGGCACATGGAGCCGCACATGGCCTGGGTGAAGGACGGTTACGCCAAGGGCTGGTTCCTCGCCTCCGGCCGTAAGGTGCCGCGTACCGGCGGCGCGATCCTCGCCATCGGCGACCGTGCCACAATCGAAGCCTATGTCGCCGCCGACCCCTTCACCGTCCACGGGGTCGCCGAATACGAAATCACCGAACTTGCGATAACGACGACGGTCGAAGGATTGGAAATCCTGAAGCGGTGA
- a CDS encoding homospermidine synthase, with protein MTEQNYPVYAEITGPIVMIGFGSIGRGTLPLIERHFKFDKSRMVVIDPREEPSDMEILKKHGVRHIKEYVTKDNYKELLKPLLTKGEGQGFCVNLSVDTSSLDIIKLCRKLDVLYIDTVVEPWLGFYFDKGMSNADRTNYALRETVRKEKAKNPGGATAVSTCGANPGMVSWFVKQALVNLANDTGVKFEEPDQHDREGWAKLMKKVGVKGVHIAERDTQRTKHPKPLNVFWNTWSVEGFISEGMQPAELGWGTHEQWMPKNAKKHKKGNKAAIYLEQPGANTRVRTWCPTPGPQYGFLVTHNESISIADYFTVRDKDGEVTFRPTCHYAYHPANDAVLSLHEMFGNGGTPQPVHHVLDEEELEDGIDELGVLLYGHEKNAYWYGSRLSLEETRRIAPYQNATGLQVTSAVLAGMVWALENPKAGIVEADEIDYKRCLDVQMPYLGPVEGHYTDWTPLDGRPGLFPEDIDTKDPWQFRNILVR; from the coding sequence ATGACGGAACAGAACTATCCGGTATATGCCGAAATTACCGGTCCGATCGTGATGATCGGCTTTGGCTCCATCGGCCGCGGCACCCTGCCCCTGATCGAGCGCCACTTCAAATTCGACAAGAGCCGGATGGTCGTCATCGACCCGCGTGAAGAACCCTCCGACATGGAGATCCTGAAGAAACATGGCGTTCGCCACATCAAGGAATATGTTACCAAGGACAATTACAAGGAGCTGCTGAAGCCCCTGCTGACGAAAGGCGAAGGCCAGGGCTTCTGCGTCAACCTCTCGGTCGACACCTCCTCGCTCGACATCATCAAGCTGTGCCGCAAGCTCGATGTTCTTTATATCGATACGGTCGTCGAGCCCTGGCTTGGCTTCTATTTCGACAAGGGCATGAGCAATGCCGACCGCACCAACTATGCGCTGCGCGAGACGGTGCGCAAGGAAAAGGCGAAAAACCCCGGCGGCGCCACCGCCGTCTCCACCTGCGGCGCCAATCCGGGCATGGTCTCCTGGTTCGTCAAGCAGGCGCTCGTCAACCTCGCCAATGATACCGGTGTTAAATTCGAGGAACCGGACCAGCACGATCGCGAAGGCTGGGCCAAACTGATGAAGAAAGTCGGCGTCAAGGGCGTCCACATCGCCGAGCGCGACACCCAGCGCACAAAACATCCGAAGCCGCTCAACGTCTTCTGGAACACCTGGTCCGTCGAAGGCTTCATCTCCGAAGGTATGCAGCCGGCCGAACTCGGCTGGGGCACGCACGAGCAGTGGATGCCGAAGAATGCCAAGAAGCACAAGAAGGGCAACAAGGCGGCGATCTACCTGGAGCAGCCGGGCGCCAACACCCGCGTGCGCACCTGGTGCCCGACCCCCGGCCCGCAATACGGCTTCCTCGTCACCCACAACGAGTCGATCTCGATCGCCGATTACTTCACGGTCCGCGACAAGGACGGCGAAGTCACCTTCCGTCCGACCTGCCATTATGCCTACCATCCCGCCAACGACGCCGTGCTCTCGCTGCATGAGATGTTCGGCAACGGCGGCACCCCGCAGCCGGTCCACCACGTTCTCGACGAGGAGGAGCTCGAGGACGGCATCGACGAACTCGGCGTCCTGCTTTACGGTCATGAGAAGAATGCCTACTGGTATGGTTCCCGCCTGTCGCTGGAAGAAACCCGCCGCATCGCGCCTTACCAGAACGCCACCGGCCTACAGGTGACCTCCGCCGTTCTCGCCGGCATGGTCTGGGCGCTGGAAAACCCGAAGGCCGGCATCGTCGAAGCCGACGAGATTGACTACAAGCGCTGCCTCGACGTGCAGATGCCCTATCTCGGCCCGGTCGAAGGCCACTATACCGACTGGACGCCACTAGACGGCCGTCCCGGTCTGTTTCCTGAGGATATCGACACCAAGGATCCCTGGCAGTTCAGGAACATCCTCGTTCGCTGA
- the omp10 gene encoding outer membrane lipoprotein Omp10, with product MKIRTGLVLVGAAAALASCVSPEPRPLPVAATPAANGVEGSWSDPNGIVSTFQGGTFTTRTTDSNQLLASGTYINTSPTLVEINMTSLVRKTQSKVNCALVNPTQLNCTSDSGAQFTLSRRG from the coding sequence ATGAAAATCAGAACTGGTCTCGTTCTTGTCGGTGCAGCGGCCGCTCTTGCCTCCTGCGTTTCGCCGGAGCCACGGCCATTGCCGGTTGCAGCCACGCCCGCCGCCAACGGCGTTGAAGGCAGCTGGAGCGATCCGAACGGCATCGTCTCCACGTTCCAGGGCGGTACCTTCACCACCCGCACGACCGATAGCAACCAGCTTCTTGCTTCCGGCACCTATATCAATACCTCGCCGACACTGGTCGAGATCAACATGACCTCGCTGGTGCGCAAGACACAGTCCAAGGTTAATTGCGCCCTCGTCAATCCTACCCAGCTCAACTGCACTTCGGATTCCGGTGCACAATTCACACTTTCCCGCCGCGGCTGA
- a CDS encoding 5'-nucleotidase C-terminal domain-containing protein — protein sequence MTKSFSFGLLTASMLALSAGAAFADYELNILHINDFHSRIESINKFDSTCSAEEEGKKECFGGAARLKTAIDQRRQALSGKNVLLLNAGDNFQGSLFYTTYKGAAEAEFLNLMKFDAMTVGNHEFDDSEDGLATFLDKVQFPVVTANVKASAVSKLGDRIKPSLVLDVGGQKIGIVGAVTNDTPELSSPGPNVTIEDDVQTITSAVQDLKSQGVNKIIALTHVGYPRDLAFIAKIPDVDVVVGGHSHSLLSNTDPKAEGPYPTMVDNPGGYKVPVVQAASYSKYLGDIVVNFDDNGVVKDAKGDPILIDSSFTPDPAVVTRVAELAKPIEELRKKVIGSSEGPIEGDRKVCRVKECSMGNLVADAMLDRTRSQGVTIAVQNGGGLRASIDGGDVTQGEVITVLPFQNTLATFEATGAEVVKALENGVSQIDQGAGRFPQVAGLKFSFDQSKPVGSRVSDVQVKEGDNFAPIDPAKTYKIATNNFMRSGGDGYSIFKEGKNAYDYGPDLADVTADYVAAHSPYKPYTDGRINEVAQAAPAPSAEPAPAAPAPAAPAPAAPAPSAEPSPAPATPAPAEPAPAPSAQAPAAEPAPAPSAPAPATEPPPAAAPASATPSTHVIAEGDTFWDLAETFYGDGTLWRKLSDANGKPNPRHLTVGKEIQVPAK from the coding sequence ATGACGAAGTCTTTCAGCTTCGGTCTTTTGACCGCGTCCATGCTGGCGCTGAGCGCGGGCGCCGCCTTTGCCGATTACGAACTCAATATTCTTCACATCAACGATTTCCATTCACGCATCGAGTCGATCAACAAATTCGATTCCACCTGCTCGGCCGAGGAGGAAGGGAAGAAGGAATGCTTCGGCGGCGCCGCCCGCCTGAAGACTGCGATCGACCAGCGCCGCCAGGCGCTGTCGGGCAAGAATGTCCTTCTCCTGAATGCCGGCGACAATTTCCAGGGCTCGCTCTTTTACACCACCTACAAGGGCGCGGCCGAAGCCGAATTTTTGAATCTGATGAAGTTCGACGCCATGACCGTCGGCAATCATGAATTCGACGACAGCGAGGATGGGCTTGCGACCTTCCTCGACAAGGTGCAATTTCCCGTCGTGACCGCGAACGTCAAGGCGAGTGCCGTCTCAAAGCTCGGCGATCGCATCAAGCCCTCGCTGGTGCTCGATGTCGGCGGCCAGAAGATCGGCATCGTCGGCGCCGTCACCAATGATACGCCGGAGCTCTCCTCGCCCGGCCCGAATGTCACGATCGAAGATGACGTTCAGACGATCACATCAGCCGTGCAGGACCTGAAAAGCCAGGGGGTCAACAAGATCATCGCGCTGACCCATGTCGGCTATCCCCGCGACCTGGCGTTCATCGCCAAGATCCCGGACGTTGATGTCGTGGTCGGCGGCCACTCCCACAGCCTGCTTTCCAATACCGATCCGAAGGCTGAAGGCCCGTATCCGACGATGGTCGACAACCCCGGTGGCTATAAGGTGCCGGTCGTCCAGGCCGCCTCTTACAGCAAGTATCTCGGCGACATCGTCGTCAACTTCGACGACAATGGCGTCGTCAAGGATGCCAAGGGCGATCCAATCCTGATTGACTCGTCCTTTACACCCGATCCGGCCGTCGTCACCCGCGTCGCCGAACTGGCAAAACCGATCGAAGAACTGCGCAAAAAGGTGATCGGCTCCTCCGAAGGTCCTATCGAGGGCGATCGCAAGGTCTGCCGCGTCAAGGAATGCTCGATGGGCAATCTGGTGGCCGACGCCATGCTTGACCGTACAAGGAGCCAGGGCGTCACCATCGCCGTTCAGAATGGTGGCGGCCTGCGTGCGTCTATCGACGGCGGCGATGTCACGCAGGGCGAAGTCATCACCGTTCTGCCTTTCCAGAACACCCTCGCCACTTTTGAAGCCACTGGCGCGGAAGTCGTCAAGGCGCTTGAGAACGGCGTCAGCCAAATCGATCAGGGCGCCGGCCGCTTCCCGCAGGTCGCCGGCCTGAAGTTCTCGTTCGACCAATCGAAGCCTGTCGGCAGCCGCGTCAGCGATGTTCAGGTGAAGGAGGGCGACAATTTCGCGCCGATCGATCCGGCCAAGACCTACAAGATCGCCACCAACAACTTCATGCGATCAGGCGGCGATGGCTATTCGATCTTCAAGGAAGGCAAGAACGCTTACGATTACGGTCCGGATCTCGCCGACGTGACTGCCGACTACGTGGCCGCGCATTCGCCCTATAAGCCCTATACCGATGGCCGTATCAACGAGGTGGCGCAGGCCGCGCCCGCACCCTCCGCGGAACCGGCGCCCGCCGCTCCGGCACCCGCGGCCCCTGCGCCTGCAGCTCCCGCTCCATCTGCCGAACCGAGCCCGGCTCCGGCAACGCCCGCTCCCGCAGAACCGGCGCCTGCACCTTCTGCACAGGCTCCCGCTGCAGAGCCCGCACCGGCCCCGAGCGCCCCTGCTCCAGCTACGGAGCCTCCCCCGGCCGCCGCTCCCGCATCCGCCACGCCGTCCACCCACGTCATCGCCGAGGGCGACACCTTCTGGGATCTCGCCGAGACCTTCTATGGCGATGGTACGCTGTGGCGGAAGCTTTCGGACGCCAATGGCAAGCCCAACCCACGTCATCTGACGGTCGGCAAGGAGATCCAGGTTCCCGCAAAGTAA
- the hemH gene encoding ferrochelatase, producing the protein MTADISLRPADHPAIKSGKIGVLLVNLGTPDGTDYTSMRRYLKEFLTDRRVIEWSRWKWYPILFGIVLNTRPQKVGKAYQLIWNKEKNESYLRTYTRNQSELMTERLRDLENVKVDWAMRYGTPSIASRIDALKQEGCDRIVLFPLYPQYAAATTATVNDKAFQKLLTMRWQPALRTVPDYHDDETYIEALAQSVEKHLSTLDWKPEMLLASFHGIPMSYFKEGDPYYCQCQKTGRLLRERLGLTKENFMVTFQSRFGPEEWLPPYTDKTVEKLAQDGVKRIAVINPGFVSDCLETLEEIAEQAAHSFHENGGEKFAHIPCLNDSEDGMTVLEKVVRRELQGWV; encoded by the coding sequence ATGACAGCAGATATTTCACTCCGTCCGGCAGATCATCCAGCCATCAAATCAGGCAAGATCGGCGTCCTGCTGGTCAATCTCGGCACGCCCGACGGCACCGACTACACCTCAATGCGCCGCTATCTCAAGGAGTTCCTGACCGATCGCCGCGTCATCGAATGGTCTCGCTGGAAGTGGTATCCGATCCTCTTTGGCATCGTGCTCAACACCCGTCCACAGAAAGTCGGCAAGGCCTATCAGTTGATCTGGAACAAGGAGAAAAACGAAAGTTATCTCCGCACCTACACGCGCAACCAGTCGGAACTGATGACCGAGCGCCTGCGGGATCTCGAAAATGTCAAGGTCGACTGGGCGATGCGCTACGGCACGCCGTCGATCGCTTCGCGCATCGACGCGCTGAAGCAAGAAGGCTGCGACCGTATCGTGCTTTTCCCGCTTTATCCGCAATATGCGGCGGCGACGACCGCGACGGTCAACGACAAGGCTTTCCAGAAGCTGCTCACCATGCGCTGGCAGCCGGCGCTGCGCACCGTGCCCGACTATCATGACGACGAGACCTATATCGAGGCGCTCGCCCAATCCGTCGAAAAGCACCTTTCGACGCTCGACTGGAAGCCGGAAATGCTGCTCGCCTCCTTCCACGGCATTCCGATGTCCTATTTCAAAGAGGGCGATCCCTATTACTGCCAATGCCAGAAGACCGGCCGGCTGCTGCGCGAGCGCCTCGGGCTGACCAAGGAAAACTTCATGGTCACCTTCCAGTCCCGCTTCGGGCCGGAGGAATGGTTGCCGCCCTATACCGACAAGACCGTGGAGAAGCTCGCTCAGGACGGCGTCAAGCGCATCGCCGTCATCAATCCCGGCTTCGTCTCCGACTGTCTGGAAACGCTCGAGGAGATCGCCGAACAGGCCGCCCACTCATTCCATGAGAATGGTGGCGAGAAGTTCGCGCATATCCCCTGCCTCAACGACAGCGAGGACGGCATGACGGTGCTGGAAAAGGTCGTTCGCCGCGAGCTGCAGGGCTGGGTCTGA
- a CDS encoding SPFH domain-containing protein, with translation MLFGGFDIVVIVLVIFVILVLFAGIKTVPQGYRYTIERFGRYTRTLEPGLNLITPFIERVGARMNVMEQVLNVPTQEVITKDNASVSADAVAFFQVLNAAQAAYQVSHLENAILNLTMTNIRSVMGSMDLDELLSNRDAINDRLLRVVDEAVQPWGIKVTRVEIKDIQPPRDLVDAMARQMKAEREKRAQVLEAEGARNAQILRAEGAKQSAILQAEGQREAAFRNAEARERLAEAEAKATKMVSEAIAAGDVQAINYFVAQKYTEALASVGSAPNSKIVLMPMEASSILSSLGGIGAIAREVFGDAGNPPPPSPPRPRPAPIRSTPPINPPAPNPFNPDQER, from the coding sequence ATGCTGTTCGGCGGCTTCGACATCGTCGTGATCGTGCTGGTCATCTTCGTCATTTTGGTGCTCTTTGCCGGGATCAAGACCGTACCGCAGGGCTATCGCTACACCATCGAGCGCTTCGGCCGTTATACCCGCACGCTGGAGCCGGGCCTCAACCTCATCACTCCCTTCATCGAGCGCGTCGGAGCGCGAATGAACGTGATGGAGCAGGTACTGAATGTGCCGACCCAGGAAGTGATTACCAAAGACAATGCCTCGGTTTCAGCCGATGCCGTCGCCTTCTTTCAGGTTCTGAATGCTGCCCAGGCCGCCTACCAGGTTTCCCACCTCGAAAATGCCATCCTCAATCTCACCATGACCAACATCCGCTCGGTCATGGGCTCCATGGATCTCGACGAACTGCTTTCCAACCGCGACGCGATCAATGACCGGCTACTGCGCGTCGTCGATGAGGCGGTGCAGCCCTGGGGCATTAAGGTCACCCGCGTCGAAATCAAGGACATCCAGCCGCCGCGCGACCTCGTCGATGCGATGGCCCGCCAGATGAAGGCCGAGCGCGAGAAGCGCGCCCAGGTACTGGAAGCCGAAGGAGCGCGCAACGCGCAGATCCTCAGGGCCGAGGGCGCCAAGCAATCCGCCATTTTGCAGGCAGAAGGCCAGCGCGAAGCCGCCTTCCGCAACGCCGAAGCCCGCGAGCGACTGGCCGAGGCCGAAGCCAAGGCGACGAAGATGGTCTCCGAAGCGATTGCCGCCGGTGATGTTCAGGCGATCAACTATTTCGTCGCCCAGAAATACACCGAAGCGCTCGCCTCGGTCGGCTCGGCGCCCAATTCCAAGATCGTGCTGATGCCGATGGAAGCCTCTTCCATCCTGAGCTCGCTCGGCGGCATCGGCGCCATCGCCCGCGAAGTCTTCGGGGACGCCGGCAATCCGCCGCCGCCTTCCCCGCCGCGTCCGCGTCCCGCGCCGATCCGCTCTACGCCGCCGATCAATCCGCCTGCCCCCAATCCCTTCAATCCGGATCAGGAGCGATAA
- a CDS encoding NfeD family protein, giving the protein MLAKIIAELGPWNWWVAGLVLLAAEMIVPGFFLVWIGLAALIVGALSLLFWDSAFWVWELQAILFAVLAVATTFAGRRLTLRSAETDEPFLNQRGASLVGRTATLQEPIREGRGRIRLDDTLWQVMGPDLPVGTQVKVISCHGRDLRVEPV; this is encoded by the coding sequence ATGCTGGCGAAGATCATCGCCGAACTCGGTCCATGGAACTGGTGGGTTGCGGGCCTCGTGCTGCTCGCCGCCGAAATGATCGTGCCCGGTTTCTTCCTCGTCTGGATCGGCCTCGCGGCCTTGATCGTCGGCGCACTGTCGCTGCTCTTCTGGGACAGCGCCTTCTGGGTCTGGGAACTGCAAGCGATCCTTTTTGCGGTTCTGGCCGTCGCCACGACCTTTGCTGGCCGCCGGCTGACGCTGCGCAGCGCCGAGACCGACGAGCCCTTCCTCAATCAGCGCGGCGCAAGTCTTGTCGGACGCACTGCCACGCTGCAGGAGCCGATCCGCGAGGGCCGCGGCCGCATCCGCCTCGACGATACGCTATGGCAGGTAATGGGGCCCGATTTGCCCGTAGGAACACAGGTGAAGGTCATCTCGTGTCATGGCCGCGACCTGCGGGTCGAACCGGTCTGA
- a CDS encoding KpsF/GutQ family sugar-phosphate isomerase — translation MNRRAIKLVENSVLESAKRTIETEKRGLEALERAFDNGLAGPFTRAVEIIGDISGRVIVTGVGKSGHIGTKLAATFASTGTPAFFVHAAEANHGDLGMIARDDVVLAISKGGESAELKSIISFTRRFSIPLIAITCSEASSLATAADIVLLVPNEQEACPNGLAPTTSTLMQLALGDALAVALLEARGFSATDFHVFHPGGKLGASLMHVADIMHTGEKVPLVAKGTPMPQAITVLSRKHFGCVGVLDEDGRLCGIVTEGDMARNLSRNLAELAVDDIMTTTPKTVKPTVLATAALALLNQHHIGALIVIDEDIRPIGLVHFHDLLRIGVA, via the coding sequence ATGAACAGAAGAGCGATCAAACTCGTTGAAAACAGCGTGCTCGAATCGGCAAAACGCACGATAGAGACCGAGAAACGCGGTCTTGAAGCGCTCGAACGGGCCTTTGACAACGGACTGGCCGGCCCTTTCACCCGCGCCGTCGAAATCATCGGCGACATCTCCGGCCGGGTCATCGTTACCGGCGTCGGCAAGAGCGGCCATATCGGTACCAAGCTCGCGGCGACATTCGCCTCGACCGGCACCCCCGCCTTTTTCGTGCATGCGGCCGAAGCCAATCATGGCGATCTCGGCATGATCGCGCGCGATGACGTCGTCTTGGCGATTTCCAAAGGCGGCGAGAGCGCCGAGCTCAAGAGTATCATTTCCTTCACGCGGCGCTTCTCGATCCCCTTGATCGCGATCACCTGCAGCGAAGCTTCCTCGCTTGCGACGGCCGCCGACATCGTGCTTCTGGTCCCGAATGAACAGGAAGCCTGCCCCAACGGGCTGGCGCCGACGACCTCGACGCTGATGCAGCTTGCACTCGGCGACGCCTTGGCGGTCGCACTCCTGGAGGCGCGGGGCTTTTCCGCCACCGATTTCCACGTTTTTCATCCCGGTGGCAAGCTGGGTGCGAGCCTGATGCATGTCGCCGATATCATGCATACCGGCGAGAAGGTGCCGCTCGTTGCCAAAGGCACGCCGATGCCGCAGGCGATCACGGTGCTGTCGCGCAAGCATTTCGGCTGCGTCGGCGTGCTCGACGAGGATGGGCGGCTCTGCGGCATCGTCACCGAAGGCGACATGGCTCGGAACCTGAGCCGCAATCTTGCTGAGCTTGCCGTCGACGACATCATGACGACGACGCCGAAGACGGTGAAACCGACGGTGCTGGCGACGGCGGCTCTGGCGCTGCTCAACCAGCACCACATCGGTGCCCTGATCGTTATCGACGAGGATATCAGGCCGATCGGGCTGGTGCACTTCCACGACCTGCTGCGGATCGGCGTCGCCTGA
- a CDS encoding outer membrane beta-barrel protein produces the protein MGQPKQTSSVTPLRAMRRVVYFTAFGTLLFGQTAALAQSASQQPVASRSASPDNRTTNNAAASFDDEISVSATPVATGAAGDPDDTQQRPAIPDAQAGDDITGSILDEDMRRLNTREARIDETPPIRRAGENASTAETPGIAIGTFVLRPSVTQSINTETTKDGNTRQRRAFLETDAAATLTSDWGRHQLTVTSEGAWQRNISGEGEEQPSFKVNGDLRLDLPDDTVAHLTAGYNFYREDTDDPDAIADATQQSDVQEFTAGASVQRDFGILRGTTALALNRSIYSDATLANGTTVALSDRNQTTGTLRGRVGYELSPALIPFIEATIGRTIYDETRDSAGYERSSHSYGAKAGVEVDLGEKLKGEVGVGYERADFEDSRLTSIDTATLDASLLWSPIRGTDVNLDLQTSIQPSTTAGESGYVSHALTTTVTHQLRDNLVGTMIGGVIWRDYPTDSTISDELVYTAATGLTWNINRYLDLTSTLGYELTTRKDADDSRQWRAGVGLKLKR, from the coding sequence ATGGGCCAACCAAAACAGACGAGCAGTGTGACGCCGCTCCGCGCGATGAGGCGTGTCGTCTACTTTACTGCCTTCGGCACACTGCTGTTCGGCCAGACTGCAGCACTCGCACAGTCCGCCTCACAGCAGCCTGTCGCTAGCCGCTCCGCCAGCCCGGACAATCGCACTACGAACAATGCCGCAGCCAGCTTCGATGACGAAATCAGCGTTTCTGCCACTCCTGTGGCAACGGGTGCGGCGGGAGATCCGGACGATACCCAGCAGAGGCCCGCCATACCGGACGCGCAAGCCGGTGACGACATTACCGGCTCCATTCTCGATGAGGACATGCGCCGACTGAACACCCGTGAAGCGCGGATCGACGAGACGCCGCCGATCCGCAGGGCTGGCGAAAATGCCTCGACGGCAGAAACACCCGGCATTGCGATCGGCACCTTCGTGCTCCGTCCGAGCGTGACCCAAAGCATCAACACCGAGACCACCAAGGACGGCAATACCAGGCAGCGGCGCGCTTTCCTCGAAACGGACGCAGCCGCGACGCTCACCTCCGACTGGGGACGGCACCAGCTGACCGTGACCTCGGAAGGCGCCTGGCAGAGGAATATCAGCGGTGAAGGCGAGGAGCAGCCGTCATTCAAGGTCAACGGCGATCTCCGGCTGGACCTTCCCGACGACACGGTCGCGCATCTCACGGCCGGCTATAACTTCTACCGCGAGGATACGGACGATCCCGACGCCATCGCCGATGCCACACAGCAGTCCGACGTGCAGGAGTTCACCGCCGGCGCCTCCGTCCAGCGCGATTTCGGCATCTTGCGCGGCACGACGGCGCTCGCCCTGAACCGTTCGATCTATTCCGACGCCACGCTTGCGAACGGCACGACCGTGGCGTTGAGCGATCGCAATCAGACGACCGGTACGCTGCGCGGTCGCGTCGGCTACGAGCTGTCGCCGGCGCTCATCCCATTCATCGAGGCCACGATCGGCCGTACGATCTACGACGAGACGCGCGATTCCGCCGGTTACGAGCGCTCAAGCCATAGTTATGGCGCCAAAGCCGGCGTCGAGGTCGACCTCGGCGAAAAGCTGAAGGGTGAAGTCGGCGTCGGCTACGAAAGGGCGGATTTCGAAGACAGCCGGCTGACCTCGATCGATACGGCCACGCTCGATGCGAGCCTGCTCTGGTCACCGATCCGCGGCACCGACGTCAATCTCGACCTGCAGACGAGCATCCAGCCCTCGACCACCGCTGGCGAGAGCGGCTACGTCTCGCATGCGCTGACGACGACGGTCACCCACCAGCTGCGCGACAATCTGGTCGGAACCATGATCGGCGGCGTCATATGGCGCGACTATCCCACCGACAGCACAATTAGCGACGAGCTCGTCTATACTGCGGCGACCGGCCTGACCTGGAACATCAACCGCTATCTCGATCTCACCAGCACGCTTGGCTACGAACTGACGACACGCAAGGACGCCGACGACTCGCGGCAATGGCGCGCGGGGGTCGGCCTCAAGCTGAAAAGATAA
- the galU gene encoding UTP--glucose-1-phosphate uridylyltransferase GalU: MAHHNKVRKAVFPVAGLGTRFLPATKAVPKEMLTVVDKPIIQYVVDEALEAGIEHLVFVTGRNKHIIEDYFDIHFELEQTLRERAKEAEITLLAEQLPKAGTVSFTRQQEPLGLGHAVWCAREIVGDEPFALLLPDMIMKGDKGCMKGMIDLYSQSGGNIIAVEECAPDQAHKYGIVGVGEAIGEGFRITGMVEKPAKGTAPSNFFINGRYILQPEIFKILETQERGAGNEIQLTDGMLKLLKEQDFAGYHFRGTTYDCGAKDGFILANVAYALERADIRPSVEGGFKELLAGLK; encoded by the coding sequence GTGGCGCATCACAATAAAGTTCGTAAGGCAGTTTTTCCGGTGGCAGGGTTGGGAACGCGGTTCCTGCCGGCAACGAAGGCTGTTCCGAAGGAAATGTTGACCGTTGTCGACAAGCCTATCATTCAATATGTCGTCGATGAGGCGCTCGAAGCCGGAATCGAGCATCTGGTCTTCGTTACCGGACGCAACAAGCACATTATCGAAGACTACTTCGACATCCATTTCGAGCTGGAACAGACGCTGCGCGAGCGAGCCAAGGAAGCGGAAATTACCCTTCTTGCCGAGCAACTGCCGAAGGCAGGAACGGTAAGCTTCACCCGTCAGCAGGAACCGCTCGGCCTCGGTCACGCCGTCTGGTGCGCCCGCGAAATCGTCGGCGACGAACCTTTTGCGCTGCTGCTGCCGGATATGATCATGAAGGGCGACAAGGGCTGCATGAAGGGGATGATCGACCTCTACAGCCAGAGCGGCGGCAATATCATCGCCGTCGAGGAATGTGCGCCCGATCAGGCTCATAAATACGGCATCGTCGGCGTCGGCGAAGCGATCGGCGAAGGCTTCCGCATCACCGGCATGGTGGAAAAGCCTGCCAAGGGAACGGCGCCGTCCAACTTCTTCATCAACGGCCGCTACATCCTGCAACCGGAGATCTTTAAGATCCTCGAAACTCAGGAACGTGGTGCCGGCAACGAGATCCAGCTCACCGACGGCATGCTGAAGCTACTGAAGGAACAGGATTTCGCCGGCTACCATTTCCGCGGCACGACCTACGATTGCGGCGCCAAGGACGGCTTCATCCTGGCAAACGTCGCCTACGCCCTCGAACGTGCTGATATCCGTCCGTCTGTCGAAGGCGGCTTCAAGGAACTGCTCGCAGGGCTGAAGTAA